A window of Massilia sp. NR 4-1 genomic DNA:
GACGGTCTCAGGGGTATCAGTATTGTTCATTATTCGTAACTTGCTTGGGCTCAGCGTCAACCATGACGTCGGGCGCGGGGTCGTCGAAAGGCGCTGCGTCTTCTGGACCAGGCGCTGCTTCGTCTTCGTTGTCTGCCAGGGCGGCGCCAGGCGCTGCCTTGTCAAAATTCTCTTGCAGGGCCGCTTCGAGCACTTCCATCGAATTGGCTTCCTGCATATCGCCGACCTGCTGCAGGGGCGGCAGCTGGGACAGCGCGTTCAGGCCCAGGTCGTCCAGGAATTGCTTGGTCGTGCCAAGCAGGGCCGGACGGCCCGGCACATCGCGGTAGCCGACTGCGTCGACCCAGCCGCGGTCTTCCAGCATCTTGATCGTCTGCGAATTCACGGCCACGCCGCGGATTTCTTCGATATCGCCGCGCGTCACGGGCTGGCGGTACGCGATGATGGCCAGCGTTTCCAGCGTCGCCCGCGAATACTTCTGCGGCTTTTCCGGACTCAGGCGATCCAGATACTGCTTCATTTCCGGCCGGCTCTGGAAGCGCCAGCCGCTGGACAGACCCACCACTTCAATGCCGCGCCCCTGCCAGTCCTGGCGCAGCTCTTCCAGCAACTGCTTGATGGTGTCGGCGCCAACGCCGGTCCCCAGGGGACGGCCTTGCTCATCGACTTCCACGTACAGTTTTTTCAGACTGTGTATCGATAGGGGCTCACGCGCGCATAGCAGCGCAGTTTCGAGGACTTTTTTCGCCTCAGCTGTATCCATAGCTTTTCTTGTGTTTGGGACAGAGCCCGGGGCCGATGCGGCGGGGCTGGGGCATTACAGATGGAGTGAGTGTCTCGTGGGGAACACCGCGCGGCCATGTGAAACGATGGGTGCCGTTTCTTCCAACTACGTCAATTGTACCTGATAAAACTGCGAATAGCGCAAAAAGCCGAATTTCGGCTCAGGCAGCCTGCAGCCGTTCGCACAGGAAATCGACAAACACCCGCAGCTTGGGCGACATATGGCGGCTCGACGGCCACAGCAGCCAGAACTGGCCGCCATCGTCCACATGCTCGCCCAGCACGGCCTGCAACTGGCCGTCGCGCAGATAGTCCTTGACCAGGAAATCGGGCAGATAGGCCAGTCCCAGGCCGCGCAGGGCCGCGCCGATCAGCGCCTCGATATTGTTGCAGACCAGGCTCTGCGGCAGGCCCGGCAACGGTGCGGGCGCCCCCACCTGCCATTCGCGCAGCTTGCCATTGCTATGGAAGCGGTAGTGCAGGCAGGCGTGCTCCAGCAAATCGGCCGGTGCGCGCGGCTGGCCATGGCGCGCGAAATAGGCGGGCGCGGCCACGATCAGATGGCGGTAGCCGCTCAGGCGGCGCGCCGTCAAGCCCGAATCGAGCAGCTCGCCGCTGCGCACCACCAGGTCGAAACCATCGGCCACGACATCGACGCGGCGGTCGTTGAAGTCCAGCTCCAGTTCGATTTCCGGATAGCGCTGCATGAAATCGGCCAGCAGCGGCAGCAGCACGCGGTAATACACGGCCGGCGTGCTCACGCGCAACTTGCCGCGCGGCGCATCCATCAGGTGCAGCATCTCGGCTTCGGCCTCGCCCAGGTCGGCCATGATGCGCTGGCAGCGCTCGTAAAACAGGGCGCCGGCGTCGGTCAGGCCGATGCGGCGCGTGCTGCGCTGCAGGAGGCGCACGCCGAGCCGCGCTTCGAGCCGCATCACGCTCTTGCCCACGGCCGAGGCGGAAATGCCGAGCTGGCGGCCGGCGGCCACATAGCTCAGGGTTTCGGCGGCGCGCACGAAGGCGGCGATGCTGCTCAGACTATCCATGATTAGGGAATGTTTGTCCGTTAAAAACGGATTTTTGCCTTATTTTTCTTCGATTGCGGCCATCCTATCATGTAAATCCGTTTTTCTTTCGGATGGACCATGAACCGAACCTCCAACAAACTGCTGGTGCTGGGCGCCGTCTGCCTGTCCGCGCTGGCCATTCCCCTGTGCTTTACCGGCCCGGCCGTGGCCATGGGCGCCATCGGCCGCCAGCTCGGCGGCGGGCCGCTGGCCATGAACTGGATCAGCAATGCCTTCATGCTCACCTTCGGCAGCAGCCTGATGCTGGCCGGCACCCTGGCCGACCGCTTCGGCCGCAAGCGCATCTTCCTGCTGGGCACCGGCGGCTTCGCCCTGTTTTCGCTGGCGCTGGCCCAGGCACCCGGCATTGTTGCCTTCAATTGCCTGCGCGGCGGCCAGGGCTTCGCCGGTGCGCTCGCGCTGGCGTCCAGCATGGCCGCGCTGGCCCAGGAATTCGACGGACCCGGCCGGGCGCGCGCCTTCAGCCTGGTCGGCACGACCTTTGGCATCGGCCTCGCGTTCGGCCCGCTGCTCTGCGGCTATCTGGTCGAGCACCATGGCTGGCCGACGCTGTTCTACGCCGCCGGCCTGGCCGGCCTGGGCGCCGTGCTGCTGGGCGCGGCCCGCATGCATGAATCGCGCGATCCCCAGGCGCAGCGCCTGGACTGGCCGGGGCTGCTCAGCTTCACCGGCGCGCTCAGCCTGCTGACCTGCGGCATCCTGCTGGCGCCGCAATATAGCTGGGCCAGCCTGCCCACGCTCGGCGCACTGCTGGCGGCAAGCGTGCTGCTGGCCGCCTTCATCCAGATCGAAGGCCGGGTGGCACGGCCCATGCTGGACCTGAGCCTGTTCCGCTATCCGGCGTTTACCGGTGTGCAGTTCCTGGCCGCCGCCCCGGCCTATTCCTTTGTCGTGCTGCTGGTGCTGCTGCCGGAACGGCTGATCGGCATCGAGGGCATGCGCGAGCTGGAAGCGGGATGGGCCATGCTCAGCCTGTCGGCGCCGCTGCTGGCGCTACCGTTTATCGCCGCCTCGGTCTCGCAGCGCATCGCGCCGGCGCGGCTGGCCGCCGGCGGCCTGCTGGCAACGGCCGCCGGCCTGGCCTGGCTGAGCGCTTGCGCCCCGGGCCAGCCCGGCGCCATGCACTGGCCCATGCTGCTGATCGGCACGGGCATCAGCCTGCCCTGGGGCTTGATGGATGGCATGGCGGTGAGCGTGGTGCCGAAGGAAAGAGCGGGCATGGCGGCCGGCATTTTCAGCACGACGCGCGTGGCGGGCGAAGGCGTGGCGCTGGCCATCGTGGCCGCGCTGCTGGCGACGCTGACCCAGCACAGCCTGAGCGCCCAGG
This region includes:
- a CDS encoding LysR family transcriptional regulator, translating into MDSLSSIAAFVRAAETLSYVAAGRQLGISASAVGKSVMRLEARLGVRLLQRSTRRIGLTDAGALFYERCQRIMADLGEAEAEMLHLMDAPRGKLRVSTPAVYYRVLLPLLADFMQRYPEIELELDFNDRRVDVVADGFDLVVRSGELLDSGLTARRLSGYRHLIVAAPAYFARHGQPRAPADLLEHACLHYRFHSNGKLREWQVGAPAPLPGLPQSLVCNNIEALIGAALRGLGLAYLPDFLVKDYLRDGQLQAVLGEHVDDGGQFWLLWPSSRHMSPKLRVFVDFLCERLQAA
- the scpB gene encoding SMC-Scp complex subunit ScpB; translation: MDTAEAKKVLETALLCAREPLSIHSLKKLYVEVDEQGRPLGTGVGADTIKQLLEELRQDWQGRGIEVVGLSSGWRFQSRPEMKQYLDRLSPEKPQKYSRATLETLAIIAYRQPVTRGDIEEIRGVAVNSQTIKMLEDRGWVDAVGYRDVPGRPALLGTTKQFLDDLGLNALSQLPPLQQVGDMQEANSMEVLEAALQENFDKAAPGAALADNEDEAAPGPEDAAPFDDPAPDVMVDAEPKQVTNNEQY
- a CDS encoding MFS transporter, encoding MNRTSNKLLVLGAVCLSALAIPLCFTGPAVAMGAIGRQLGGGPLAMNWISNAFMLTFGSSLMLAGTLADRFGRKRIFLLGTGGFALFSLALAQAPGIVAFNCLRGGQGFAGALALASSMAALAQEFDGPGRARAFSLVGTTFGIGLAFGPLLCGYLVEHHGWPTLFYAAGLAGLGAVLLGAARMHESRDPQAQRLDWPGLLSFTGALSLLTCGILLAPQYSWASLPTLGALLAASVLLAAFIQIEGRVARPMLDLSLFRYPAFTGVQFLAAAPAYSFVVLLVLLPERLIGIEGMRELEAGWAMLSLSAPLLALPFIAASVSQRIAPARLAAGGLLATAAGLAWLSACAPGQPGAMHWPMLLIGTGISLPWGLMDGMAVSVVPKERAGMAAGIFSTTRVAGEGVALAIVAALLATLTQHSLSAQAGLAPEQAMQAAQHLAVGKLDSALQLLGQGREQAPPLVQAYGAAFRSLLHILAAITVATAGVIWYFMGRGAAASAAAADPVA